A window of Cynocephalus volans isolate mCynVol1 chromosome 3, mCynVol1.pri, whole genome shotgun sequence genomic DNA:
ACTGTCCCTAAACCAGCTCAAACAGAGGAACTTGGGTCAGCGAGTCTCCCTGCCCATGAGGCCAGGGAAGAATGGTTTGTCTCAGGCCACGTCAGGGTTTTTATCCATGCTTAGCAGATATCTCcccccatttgtgtatttatacccCTCAAACCAGCAGAAAAGATTAAATAGGATTACCCTCAGATTTATGGCTACaataaaactattattaaaaCCCAGGTAAAAGGACAAGAACACTGTAAAGAAGacagagtgagtgtgtgtgtgtgtgtgtgtgtgtgtgtgtgtgtgtgtgtgtgtgtgtgtgtgtgtgtgtgtgtgtagtaattTTGTCCCAGACACCTGAGCTGGGGCAGCTGCCTTAGGATCCCTGAGTCAGAGATCTAGCACCAGAAGGGCTTTCAAAGATAAACACACGTCACCTGTCATTTATAGCACTGAGACATGTGAAGTGATTTTGTTGGAGTCCCATAGCTGAAAAACTGGGAATACTGGGACAGGTCTCCTGATGTCCAGGTCTTTTTAAATCCCCCTCCCTTAGCAGGAGAGCAAAAAGAACAGCTTTTGGATTTCCTAGGGGAAACAATGGTGGGACAACACTGAAGGCCTCTTTTACTCGCTAGATATATAAACGTATGTGGATGTGTCTGAGAAATGTTCGGGGCTACAGTTAGGGATTATTAGCATCCCCCGACATTCAGACTTACAGAATGTAGGAGGTAGATATCAGGATGTAGAAGTCAATACTGGGGATCCTACCATTTCTGCATAGTCAAGATTTTAATGGTTAAGTCAGCAAGTTTCTAGctcttgttttctccttttgactcaaaaaaaaaaaaaaaaacagagagagagagagaagaaacaaagaaataaaaatcagggaTCCTAAGACTTTTTCCAAGAGATATAGAGATTATGGATTTTTATACTACCAACTCTTTGAGAAATAGGATTAtctcttttctttaatattcaCGACCCCTCTGCCTTCCAACACTGTCCTTTCTCAGAACTCATGAATGACTGACTCCCTGTGTGAAggtgttttcaattttctttgtatGGGCTGAGATGAAAGACTGCCTTGGAGATCAGAGAAAGGACTATGGGCCTGGTGTCACTTGGTGTGGCTGCAATAAAGAGACAAAATTAGCATCAGGCTACTCTTCCCTTGCTCTCTAGGTGACCTTCTTAGCCCTACTGAGATCTTGTCTCAGTCCGTAAACTCTCTTCTAGCAGGTGGCCCAGAACAGCATCTGTAAATAGGCAATCACGCGCTTTTGATGATGGTGAAGATAGTATTAGGTACCTTGggcatttataaaatattcaaatgggGAATTGTCCTTGAAGATCCTCCCCAGCTAGATGGCTTCTCAGCACTCTGGTTCCTTTAGCTGAGGGGAGTGAAGGTGTTCAAAGCCTGCCTTCAGGCTGAGTGCAGAGGAAGCTCTTCGGTGAAAGGGAGTACAGTGCATTCCTGCCTGCTGTGCTCATGCTTGGGTTTCTCTGCCTCGCTCATGACCTGAATATTttcttaatccccaatgtgacagtaatgatctgtatatattttaaaatcattcttgtattaataaaattattaccGCGACTTTTTAATGCTAGTACAAACATATGTATAGAGTTTCTTGTCTTAATTTGAAAAAGATTTCATTTGAACATGCTGTATTATGTGTTCTGCAACTTACCCTCTTAACAATAAATCACCCATGTCTGTCTCTACCAAGATACCTAGCTCTCGGAATTGTCATTTAGCGGTTCTTTGTCCTAGTACTTGGGTGGTTCTCTGAACGTGAGCTTTCCGCCCGCCTTTCTTTCTCCGGGTGTTCTGAGATTGCCTGGCCTCTAGGGGTGCCCGGCCGAGGGAGGTCCCGGACGGTGGGCGGGGTCCGGGGCCGCTGGGGACATGCAGATGAGGTGGGCGGGGCTCTGCCTAGACCCGCGAGTAGCGTTGGGTCGGCGCGCCCAGCCTGGACCGACTCAGGCAGAGGCAGCCAGCGGAACCTGCTTCCCCGAGCGCAGCGGAGCCTGGTCCCGGGCTGGCCCCTCTGCGGCCCCTGGAGCGGGCCATGCCGCCGCGGGAGCTGAGCGAGGCGGAGCCGCCCCCGCTCCGGGCCCCGACCCCTCCTCCGCGGCGGCGCAGCGCGCCCCCGGAGCTGGGCATCAAGTGCGTACTGGTGGGCGACGGCGCCGTGGGCAAGAGCAGCCTCATCGTCAGCTACACCTGCAATGGGTACCCCGCGCGCTACCGGCCCACCGCGCTGGACACCTTCTCCGGTACGTTCAACGGCCCTGGCGGCCGCGTGGCTGGCGAGGGCGGGGGGGGCGGGTTGTGCATTGGAGCTGGGGCCGGCGTCGCGGCGGGAGGGCACGGAAGACCCCAGGGAGGAGGcgtgggcaggccccgaggtggcGCTGGTGAAGACTGGTGGGGCCCAGGACGCTCTTCCTAACTCGGATTTTCCCTGCCTCCCCCCTGCAGTGCAAGTCCTGGTGGATGGAGCGCCCGTGCGAATTGAGCTGTGGGACACAGCGGGACAGGTGAGAAGCTGGGAGCAGCCTCTACTGGTCTGGCGGGAGGTGGGTTGGAAGCTGTGAAGAACCCAGATCGAGCAGGAATAGAGAAGGCGTTGGGCTCTTGGAGTCTCTGGTCTCCAGTAGCAGGTGAGAAGCAGATTTCTGTTCCATGTAGCAGGGAATGACCCTACTAACGACCTGATCTTCCCATCCCAGGAGGACTTTGACCGACTTCGCTCCCTCTGCTACCCGGATACCGATGTCTTCCTGGCATGCTTCAGCGTGGTGCAGCCCAGCTCCTTCCAAAACATCACAGAGAAATGGCTGCCTGAGATCCGCACTCACAATCCCCAGGCGCCTGTGCTGCTGGTGGGCACCCAGGCCGACCTGAGAGATGATGTCAACGTACTGATTCAGCTGGACCAGGGGGGTCGTGAGGGCCCGGTGCCCCAACCCCAGGCTCAGGGTCTGGCTGAGAAGATCCGGGCCTGCTGCTACCTCGAGTGCTCAGCCTTGACGCAGAAGAACTTGAAAGAGGTGTTTGACTCGGCCATTCTCAGTGCCATCGAGCACAAGGCCCGGCTGGAGAAGAAACTGAATGCCAAGGGTGTGCGCACCCTCTCCCGCTGCCGCTGGAAGAAGTTCTTCTGCTTTGTTTGAGAAGCTGTGGCAGCATAGTGAGTGGTGGGCAGGAGGCCAGAGACTTCTGGAACCTGGGGCACAGGGTCTTTGAGGGGGCTATGGCAAGGCCCAGCCACCCCATGGGACTCGGGTCCCTTCTGAACACTCTGGGGCCATGGGCCTCTAACTGCCCACTCTGATATGCCTGGGTGAGCCTAGGgcctggaggagggaagaggcTCTGATTTGGATTTCTGAAGTCAAGGCTCACAGAGAAAACCCAGCACTTTGATTTGCATGGGGTGGTCCTAACAGTGTTTCTTATCATGGACCCTCAGGTCAGCCTGGCTGAATTAGGAGCCCTTGTGGTGgtccccaccccctcctttgCACAGGGGTGAGGAAGAACCTGGGTAACAACTGGGCATCTTGGAAGGCAAGAAGGTGTCCATCCCTGATTTGGAGGGAAGTCTGGGATGGAGTGGGTAGGATGGAGACCAGCGAGAGATTGGAAGAGGGAGCAGAAATCAAGGCCTTGGATCCCTGGGACTGGAGGCAGATCAGAGGGCTGGGCCTggaaggaggaagatgaggagaaagagagCAGAGAAGTTGGGCAGCTGAGGAGCAGGCTGACACCTGGGCTGCCCTCAAACCCCAAGGCCAGGGAGGGCGGGGCTGGTCCCTGGGAAGAACTGGGTCTCAGGGCTCCCTAGGCACTGCCCAAACTGGCTGAGCCAGGAGTGGGGCAGGAAGTGAGAGTCAAGGCCCAGCAAAGGGAGGGGGACGGGCTGCAAATTAGAGCCTGAAGGAGGAAGGGGTTGGGGGTCATCCCTTTCTCCAAGGTCACAGCCTAGAAGGTAGAGCAGTGCAGAGTCTGCAAATAAAACCTTAAGTTTCTGAAGCTGCTGTCTGTCGTTTCCTGGAATGGTCTCCCTGAGGCTCCCTCATAACCCTTCTCAAGGCCCAACAGTCTGGATGGAGACAGGATGGGTACCAAAGCACTTAGGCTAGGTTGAAGGGTGGGGGCGCTGGACCAGATGGGACAGCGTGATGGGAACTGGACAGGGGGGCAGGTATGGGGCTCCCTGCTTGGGGCTTAGCTGGTTCCCAGGAGAGCTAGCGTGGGAAGCAGCCTGGAAACGGGTTTCCCCAGGTGTCAGCGCCAGAGCTGTTTTCCCATGACCTCACCAGGTGGGTGgggcccctcccctctcctcctcctttctagAGCACCCTGCTCAGCGCTGGGGCTCTGGGGTCATCCCCGCCCCTCTAACCTTTCTGCTCCAATCCTTCTGACAGTTCACAGAGCCCGGGGTCTCAGGTTGGGGGACCCTCCACCCATTCACAGCCTGAACACAAAAGGAAACCCATACAACATAAACCTCAGCCAATGGCCAAAGTCCTTGGTCTTGAGTTGGTTGGACTCAGTCTTCACCCTTGGCACATAATGACCTAGTGAAGGTCAGGGTGCTGTTTGTGAACAATTTAATCAGAGATTTGGTCCCAGAGATCCTGTGCAAGTGAGGGTTCATTGTGAGAGGACTTGGAGAGGAGCAGGGATCCAATTCCCTGGAATTGGAGCTCAAAAGAACTTTAAAGAGTATCttgggagaaaacaaaacaaaagaaaaacttattttaccataaggaaactgaagtccagagaaaaaaagtaatatcTCAAATGAGCTATTATTACCAAGTGGTTGTAAGAGCACTTTGCAACACTAGAGTTGGGTACATGGGTCTGTGTTATTCCTGTAGAGAGGTATTTCTAAGGCACACCTGACACCTGCTAGGCAACTGCTGGCCGGGTAAGCAATCAGCCGCCCGGCCCACCTCTGGGCCCAGATCCCTCTGCAGGAAGctatggctgtgtgtgtgtgagaaagaggaTGGCTGAGGGAAGGAAATCCTAGCCAAGCGATACCTCAGATAATTCCCAAGTTTAATTTTAGCCAAGACTGtccacctccagccccaccagGGCCTATCCCCTGTGCTCCATCCGTCTTGCCTCTCTTTGTCCTCTTGCCCCCTCAGGTGGG
This region includes:
- the RHOV gene encoding rho-related GTP-binding protein RhoV → MPPRELSEAEPPPLRAPTPPPRRRSAPPELGIKCVLVGDGAVGKSSLIVSYTCNGYPARYRPTALDTFSVQVLVDGAPVRIELWDTAGQEDFDRLRSLCYPDTDVFLACFSVVQPSSFQNITEKWLPEIRTHNPQAPVLLVGTQADLRDDVNVLIQLDQGGREGPVPQPQAQGLAEKIRACCYLECSALTQKNLKEVFDSAILSAIEHKARLEKKLNAKGVRTLSRCRWKKFFCFV